TTCGTCGAGGATATACAGCATCTCGGTCAGGCTGTTGCCGAGGTGCCGGATCATCTTGAGGCGTTGCGACTCGCCGCCCGACAGCGTGGATGTCTCGCGGCTCAGGCTCAAATACCCCAGTCCGATGTCGCAGAGGTGTTGCAAGCGTTCGACCAGTTTACCCGCCACCCGCGCCGCCGCTGGGTCACTCAAGGTCTTCAAAAACTGAATGAGTTCGCCAATTTCCAAATCCGACAACTCGGCGATGTTGCGCCCGTCTATTCGGCAAGCCAGCGCTGCTTCGTTCAGCCGTGCGCCGTGACACACTGGACACGTCTGCGAGGTGGTAAATGCCTCGAACACCGCTTTGCTGCGGGCCGACATGGCTGCCGCGTCTTTTTTGAGGTACATGCGGGCAAAGCGCTCGATCAGGCCCTCATATTTCAAGTTGAAATCGGTGAAGGCGACTTTGTGATTGTCCGCGCCGTACAGCAAAAGCTTCAATTCTTCGGGGCTGTACTCGTCAACCGGTTTGTCATTGTCAAAAAATCCGGACTGCGCGTAAGTCTTCCAAGTCCAGTGGCTCCCGACCTTGAAATCGGGATGCAAAATCGCGCCGCCGTTCAGCGACAAAGAGCGGTCTAGAAACCTCTCCAAGTCAAGCTGGGTGATTTTGCCGATGCCCTCGCATTCGGGGCACATACCCTGCGGCGTGTTGAAAGAAAAAGCGAAAGCTGGCCCGGCGGAGGGCTGCCCGAAGCGCGAAAAAAGGAGTCTCAGCGGCGCGGCGATGTCGGTGTAGGTGCCGGCTGTGGATCGCGAGCCGCCGCCGACCCGCTTCTGGTCAATGATAATCGGGGCGTTGAGGTGCTCGATTCGGTCGACGTCGGCCTGGCCGTAGTGCGGCAAAAAGCCCTGCACGAAAGCGGTAAACGTTTCGTTGAGCTGGCGCTGCGCCTCGGCGGCAACCGTGTCGAACACCAGCGACGACTTGCCGGAACCCGATACGCCGATAAACACCGTGATTTTATTTTTGGGAATGCGCAGCGAAATGTCTTTGAGGTTGTTTTCACGTGCGCCGTAAATTTCGATGAAGTCGCGAGTGGGTTGGATGGTCATGGTTGGCCTCCTAGACTTCAGATTCCCTGAAAAGAAGATGAAAATTGTTTAGGGTGAGCTTTAATTTCTCTTCATGTCTTTCCTTCTGAAGAAACCCTCAAGGTGGATATTCCGGTTTGTTTTGTCTCTTAGTTGACGCTGTTTATACTCGCTGCATGACTCAATCCAGCCCTATCAAGACAGACAATCCTCTGCTCAACCTCGGTTTTGAAATTCCCTTTGACCGAATTAAGCCCGAACACGCTGAACCGGCGGTAGACATCTTGATCGCCAAGTGCCGCGAGGATTTGGAGCGGGCCGCTCAGGCCCCCAAGCGCCAGTTCGCGGGCTTTTTACAGGAACTCGACACCTTGGGCCAGCAACTCGCGGCGGTGCAAACGGTGGTCGGCCACCTCAACGGCGTCATTTCCAGCGACGAGTGGCGGGCGGCCAACGAAGCGATCTTGCCCAAAGTCAGCGCCTTTTTCACCGAGTTGGGTCTGCATCCGGGGTTGTGGGCGGCCATGAAGGCTTATCAGCAGGGTGCGGACGCTCAGCAGCTCAGCTCCGAATGGACGCGCTTTTTGACTTTAGAGGTGGACGCCTTTCGCCGCAACGGAGCCGACTTGGGCGACGCGGGCAAGCAGCGCCTGACCGAAATCAATGTCAGCTTGGCTGAAATCACCAACCAGTACGGCAAAAATGTAATGGACGGCATCAAAGCCTACGAGTTGTACGTCGGCCCAGAGCGCATGGCGGGCGTGCCGCAGCGCCTCAAAGACGCCACTGCCGCAGACGCCGAAGCGCACGGGAAGGCCGGAATGCACCGCCTGACCCTCCACACGCCGGTGTACGGCCCCGTCATCACTTACGCCGATGACCGCAGCCTGCGCGAAGAACTGATGCGGGCCAATAACCTAGTGGGCGTCGGTGAAGGGCGCGATAACCGCGAACTGTTGCCGCAGATTTTGCGCCTGCGCCGTGAACGGGCCGCGTTGCTGGGCTTTGAGAACTTTGCCGACCTAGTGACCGCTGATCGGATGTCCGGCAGCGCTCAGGCGGCCATCCAATTTGAGCACGATTTAGAAGGGCGCACCCGCCCCTTTTTTGACGAGGAAAACCGCGAGCTGCTGGCTTATTACCGTCAAAAAGCTGGCGAGGACGCACCGGAAATGGCGGCCTGGGACGCTTCTTACTGGGCCGAGAAATTGCGTCAGGAGCGCTACGACTTCGACGCCGAAGTGCTGCGCCCCTACTTTCCGATGGAGCAGGTGCTCTCGGGCATGTTCGAGATTACCCGGCGGGTCTTCGGCATCACGGTCAAGGAAGCGCAGGCGGCGGGCTGGCATGAAGAAGTCAAGTACTACGACATCTTCAATGAAGCCGGAGAGCACATCGCCAGCTTTTACACCGATTGGTTCCCCCGTGACAGCAAACGTGGCGGCGCGTGGATGAACGCCCTGTATACCGGCGGCCCCCGCGAAGACGGTTTCGCTCCGCATTTGGGCCTGATGTGCGGCAACCTCAACCCGCCGAGCGGTGATACGCCTTCACTGCTGAGTCTGGGCGAGGTGGAAACGGTCTTTCACGAGTTCGGCCACCTGCTCCACCACGCCCTTGCCCGCGTGCCGGTGCAGTCGCTGAGCGGCACCAAAGTGGCCTGGGATTTCGTGGAATTGCCCTCGCAGATCATGGAAAACTGGGTCTGGACGCCGGAAGGCCTTGAGCTGATCGCCAAGCATTACCAAACTGGCGAAGGCTTGCCGGACGCGCTCTACCAAAAGATGCTGGCCGCCCGCAATTTCCGCGCCGGGGGGATGGCGATGCGGCAGTACAGCTTTGCCACGGTTGATCTGGCGCTGCACGTCGAGTACGACGAAGCGCAGGGCGATCCGCTGGACTTTGCCCGCACCTTGATGAACCGCTACACCTTTTTGCCGCTGCCGGAAAGCAACTTCATAACCCAGTTCGGTCACCTGTTCTCCAGTCCGGTGGGCTATGCGGGCGGCTATTACAGCTACAAGTGGGCCGAAGTGCTCGACGCCGACGCCTTTTCCCGCTTCGAAAACGAAGGCGTCTTCAACCGGCAAACCGGGCGCGAATACGTGGATAAGCTGCTTTCACGCGGCGGCAGCGTGGAGCCCGCTCAGCTTTACCGCGACTTTATGGGGCGCGACCCCGACCCTGAAGCGCTGCTGCGGCGCAGTGGACTGAGCAAACAGTGAGCCAATAAGTCTGAGCCAGAACTGACCGGGTGGGAAGAATGGGGGTGTTCAGTTTTTGTGACACTCCCGCCTTCACTTCTGACGCTATGATGAGCAGCAATGGCGAATGTCGTAAAGCCTGCCGTGCTGGTCGCGGCTTCCACTTCCTCGCGGGCAGCGGCGCTTTTTGGCCACCTGCCTCAAGCCGACGTCTATCATTCGCCAGACGCCGACACGCTGCTGCGCGAAACACGCCTGCGCCCGCCGGACGTGCTGGTGCTGTATACCGACTTGCCCTCCAGCGTCGCGCTGAGCGAGGTGCTGGGCATCTTGAAGAGCCGCGAAGACCTCGCCAACACCCGCTTTCTGGCGGTGGGGAGTCAGGGCCTGGGCGCACTGCTCAGCGCCGGGGCCGACGCCCTGATGAGCGACAGCACCGCGCCGGAAGCGCTGGCCTTTTTGATCAGCACGTTGCTGGGCCGGGTGCGCCAGCAACGCGAACTGGCTGAGCGCAACCTGGGCCTGCTCAAGAAGCTCGACGCCTGGGAGCATGAGGAGCGGGTGCGCGACCAACTCGTTCACATGCTGGTTCACGATCTCAAAAACCCTATCGCGGCGGTGATGGGCCTGCTCGAAATCGTGGAAGAAGATGAGCGGCTGCCCCAGGACATGAAAGAACTGGTGCATTTGTCGCGGGAAGAAACCCAGCACCTCTTGCACCTGTCGGTCAATATGCTCGATGTCCGCAAGATTCAGGCGGGCAAGATGAACCTCGACTTCGAGCTGATGTTTTCGCCGATGTACACCGAAGTGATCGACTTGGCGCGGGGCGACGTGGGCGCGGGCCTGCGCGAGCGCCGCCTGACCATTGACGTTGCGCCCAACTTGTCGCCAGCGCGGGCCGATCCGGGGATTTTGCGCCGCATTTTTGCCAATTTGCTGAGCAATGCCATGAAGCACACCACCAAAGACGGCAAAATTGAAGTGCGGATTCTCAAGGTCGCCGAAGACGTGCAGTTCACCATCCGCGACAACGGTGAGGGCATTCCCGCCGATGACATTCCTAACTTGTTCGCCGCCTTCGAGCAGTCGCGCCTGACCCTACATGGCCGCTTTGACACCGGCATGGGCCTCGCGTTTTGCAAGCTGGCGATTGAAGGGCACGGCGGGCGCATCTGGGTGGAATCGGTGCGGGGCAAGGGATCGACCTTCACCTTCATTTTGCCGCTGGCCCGCGACGAGGAAGACGACGACGATTTCGCAGAACTGGTGTCGTAACCGCCGCTAGCTCTGCGCTGGCACGAGCGCTTGCACCCTGCCGACCACTCCCGAAGTCAGGCGAACCTTGATGCCGTGCGGGTGGCTGGCCGAGTTGGTCAGTAGCGCCGCCACCACCCCGCGAGTGAGCTGCCCGCTGGCCTGGTGGTGCTTTTGAATCACGTCCACGGTCAGGCCGGGGCGGATGAGGGAGCGGGGCGGAGTCATGGGGTTAGTATAGCTGGTTTTTGAATTTCAGCCCCTCAACGTAATGACCCGCATCCGCTTGCCGCGCTTTGCCGCTTTGCTGGGGATGAGCACTGCCACAGCTTGGCGACGTGCTTGAGGCGGGTTTCGGTGTCGGTGTCTTGCCCCCGAGTCCCAAGGTAACCTTTTTAAGACTTGCCACTTTCACCCCGCACCCAGACGCTAAACTGCTCTGATGACTCTCGCCGTGCCCTCGCTCTCCAAGCTGCTGCCGACGGTGCCGGTGGGCAATCTGATCTTGCTGCCGCAGGTGGCCCGCGCCGCGCTGTTTGCCGCCCACGCTGGTCCCGCCGTGCTGCTGACCACCCCCGACCGCCTGCCGCTTTACGAAGGCGCGGGCAAGCTCGGCGCACCCATCAGCGTCAATCCAGGTCTGCGCGAGTGGGACGACAGAAAAGAACATGTGGTGCTGGACATCCAGACGGCGATGGACCTGTTTCCGTCCAGGCCCGAGGACCACGCCCTGACCTTCAAAGTGGGCCGCCAGTACCCGCGTGAGGAACTGCTCTCGCGTCTGGAAAAACTCGGCTACGAGCGTCTGATCGATGGCCGCCTGGACGAGATTGGCTTCATTCTGCGCGGCGACACGCTGGATCTGTATTTGACGGCTAATCCGCAAGAAGACCAGATCGCCGCCCTTAGAGCTGAGTTTTTTGGCGACGAATTAGACACTTTGCGCGAGCTGAGCCAAGACGGCTTTCCCGGCGAAAAGATGCCGCAGTTCACGCTGGCCCCCACCACCGAATACCTCAGCGAGGTCAAGTGGGACGCCACCCGCTTAGAACTCCTCGCCGGACGAATCTTTCTGGACGCGCCGGAGTTTTACGCTTCCACACTTGGCCCGATGACCGACGTGCTGTGGGCGCACCTCCTGACCCGCGAAGTCAGCAGCTTTGGCCGCGCTCCGCTGATTCTGGAAGACTTCACGCTCGATCTGGTGACGCTGCCGTATTACCGCGCCCGTCTCGGTGAACTGGCCCGTGACGTGGACGAATGGCGGGCGGCGGGCTACCGGGTGCTGCTGCTGGTGCGCCATGACCGAACCGCCACCTATCTGGCCGAAAAACTGCTGGGCAACAAGGAACCCAAATGGCTGAACCTGCCCCGTCTGGAAGCGGGCGAACTCGGGTTTCTGCGCTCCAGCGGCGAGGGCGGCTTTGTCTTGGAGCAGGCCCGCATGGTCGTCCTAACCGAGGATTTGATCTACGGTTTTCAGGGCGGCAGTGCTCTAAGGGGCAAGAAACTCAGCGGCAAACCCGTCACCGACGCGCTGGGCCTGGCGGTGGGCGATTACCTGATTCACCCCGAACACGGCATCGGCCAGTTTCAGGGCCTGCAAACCCGTACGGTGCTGGGCGTCACCCGCGATTACCTCAACATCAGTTACAAAAATGAAGCGTCGCTGGCCGTGCCGATTGAACTGCTGCCCACCCTGCGCCGCCACCCCGGCACCACCGACGACCCGCCCGCGCTGAGCAGCCTAGATAAAAGCGCCTGGGCTAAGGCCAAAGAACGCGCCCGCAAGAACGCCGAGGAGGTCGCCAGTAAGCTGCTGGTGCAGTACGCCGCCCGTCAGGTCACCCCCGGCAACAGCTTCGCGCCCAACCCCGAGTGGGAAAGCCAGATTGAAAAGAACTTTGAATTCGAGCTGACGGCAGACCAGAAGACGGCTCTCAAAGAAACACTCAAAGACCTGGAAGCCCCCAACCCGGCTGACCGCCTGATCTCCGGCGACGTGGGCTTCGGCAAAACCGAAGTGGCGCTGCGGGCCGCTCACCGCGTCATCGGAGCGGGGATGCAGGTGGCGGTGCTGGTGCCCACCACGTTGCTGGCCGAGCAGCACACCTCGGTCTTCGTGGAGCGCTTCAAGGACTTGCCGGTGCGGGTGGAAGGGCTGTCGCGCTTTACCGGCGACAAGCAGGCCAAAGCGATTCTGGGCGATCTGGCGCAGGGCAAGGTGGACCTCATTATCGGCACCCACCGCCTGCTGTCCAGCGACATCGTATTCAAGAACTTGGGCCTGATTATTGTGGACGAGGAACACCGTTTCGGTGTGTCGCAGAAAGAAAAACTGCGGGCCATGCGTGGTCTCCCCGAAATCAGCAAAGAAGGCAAAATCGAGATTCCGGAAGGCGTGAAGGCGATTGACACGCTGGCACTGTCGGCCACCCCGATTCCGCGCACGCTGTATATGAGCATGGTGGGATTGCGCGATATGTCCAGCATTCAAACGCCGCCAAAGGGCCGCAAACCCATTCAAACCATCCTCGCCCCTTTCGATCCGGTGACGGTGCGCGACGCCATCGTCTCTGAGATTGAGCGCGGCGGCAAAGTCTTCTACATTCATGACCGCATCGCCAGCATCGGCGCACGCAGCCTGTATCTGCGTAATCTGGTGCCGGAAGCTCGCATCGGCGTGGCGCACGGGCGCATGAACGAAGAGGAACTCGAAGAAATCATGCTCGGCTTTGAAGAGGGCGCGTTCGATGTGTTGGTGTCCACCACCATCGTAGAAACGGGCCTGGACATTCCAGAAGCCAACACCATTCTGATTGAGCGGGCCGACCGCTTGGGTCTGGCGCAGCTTTACCAGTTGCGCGGGCGGGTCGGGCGGCGCAGCACCGACGCTTACGCCTACCTGTTCTTCCCACCTCGCATGACCGAGAACGCCTCGCGGCGGCTGTGGGCCATTGCCGACCTTCAAGACCTGGGCAGCGGGCACCTGCTGGCCGAAAAAGATATGGAAATTCGCGGCGTCGGCAACATTCTGGGCGAGGAGCAGCACGGGCACGTGCAGGCCGTCAGCATCGACGTATACACCGAGATGCTGGCCGAAGCGGTCGCCAAGCTCAAGGGTGAGCCGCTCAAGGCTGCACCGACGGTCAGCGTTGACTTGCCGATCAGCGCCCGCCTCGACGCCGGATATTTCGGCAACGACGAGGAAGCCCGCATCAGCACTTATGGGCGGCTTTCGGAAGCCCGCACCTTGCAGGCCATCAGCCGTGTCGAGCGCGATCTCCGCAAGAAATTTGGCCCGCCCAGCCCCGAAGTCCAGAATTTCATCGACCTCGCCAAGCTGCGGCTGACCTCGCTGGCAAGGCGGGTGTTGAGCATCGGAGAAACCATGACTGATCTGCAAATTACCTTCGCCTACAAGGCGCTGGATTACGATGCGGGCGGCCTCAAGAAGTTCCCATACAAAACCGAAGTGACCACCTTCCCGCCGTCGCTCAAGATTCAGAAACGCGGCATCAGGGTGGATGATTACGCCAGAACGCTCATTGACGTGCTGGGGTATTTCGGGTGAGTGGAGTCGACACACTGTACCGCTGCGCTGATTAATTGACACCTGCCAGATGCAGCCTTCCAAGCGGCCCTGACCCGTAGGCCACGCCGAGCGGGTAGACTGCTTGACAATCCATGACCCTAACCCAATCTAAAGATTTGATTGCTCCCGATGCTGCCCAGCGCCCGCTTGACGTGGTGGTGCTGGCCGCCGGAGCCGGAACCCGAATGCGCTCGGCCCTGCCCAAAATGCTGCATGAAGTGTGTGGCCGCCCGATGGTCGCTTGGGCCGTCAAAGCTGCCCGCGACGTGGGGGCACGCGACATCGTGGTGGTCACGGGTCACGGTGCAGATCAGGTGGAAGCTGCCCTCGCTGGGCCGGAGGTGCGCTTTGCTCGGCAGGGTGAGCAGCTCGGCACCGGACATGCCTTCCTGCTGGGCGCGGCCAAACTGCGCGGCGACGCCGACGTGCTGGTGCTCTACGGCGACAGCCCGATGCTGAGCGTGAAGACGTTGAACGCCCTGCGCCGTGTTCATCTAGAGGAGCAAAACGCTTTGACCGTGTTGACCAGCCGCCTGGCCGACGCCACCGGTTACGGGCGCATCGTGCGCGGCGAGAGCGGTGACGTGGAGCGCATCGTGGAGCAAAAAGCTGCCACGCCCGAGGAACTGCGTCTCACCGAGTTCAACTCCGGGGTCTACTTGATGGACGCCCGCGCTCCCGAACTCGCCGCTCAGATCGGCAACGACAACGCCGCGCAGGAGTACTACCTGACCGATTTGCTGGCCCTCTACCACCAGCAGGGTGCGAGGGTGGCTGCCTACTGCATTCCCGACCCCAGCGAAGTGATGGGAGCCAATGACCGCGTGCAGCTCGCTGAACTCGCCCGCTTGATGCAGCGGCGCATCAACGAGCGCCACATGCGGGCGGGTGTGACCCTGCGCGACCCGGCCACCGCTTACATCGAAGACGCCGTCACCATCGCCCCCGATGTCATTCTCGAACCCGGCGTGGTGCTACGCGGCCAAACTGACATCGGCACGGGAGCGGTAGTTGGCGCGTACAGCAGCCTGACGGATACCCAACTCTCTGCCCGCGTCCAGATCAGGCCTCACAGCGTCCTTGAGGGAGCGCGGGTTGGTGAAGGCAGCGACGTGGGGCCGTTTGCCCGTCTGCGTGCCGGTGCGGTGCTCGATACGGGCGTGCATATCGGCAACTTTGTGGAAGTCAAAAACAGTCACCTCGCGGCGGGCGTCAAAGCGGGCCACTTGGCTTATTTGGGCGACGCCAGCATTGGAGCCGAGAGCAACATCGGAGCCGGAACCATCACTGCCAACTTCGACGGCGTAAACAAGCACCGTACCCAGATCGGCGCGGGGGTCTTTATCGGCAGTAACGCCACCCTGATCGCTCCCGTGACTCTGGGAGACGCGGCGTTTGTGGCGGGCGGCAGCACCGTCAACGCCGACGTGCCGGAAGGAGCGATGGCGGTGGGGCGCGGCACCCAGCGCAACATCGGAGGCTGGAGCCTGCGCTACTGGAAAAGGATGGAGCGTCAGGTGGCCCAGAAATTGCCCTGGCTCTCGGCCTGGCTCTCGCGGCAAGATTAGAAAGGCGCTCAGGTGGCTTAGAAAGGGGCCGTGAACCTTCAAGGCTCCTTTATGTTCGGGCACTACGCTCAGGGCGTTACATCTGACCTGCCCCCAGGCGCGTATAACCTAGA
The sequence above is drawn from the Deinococcus detaillensis genome and encodes:
- a CDS encoding M3 family metallopeptidase → MTQSSPIKTDNPLLNLGFEIPFDRIKPEHAEPAVDILIAKCREDLERAAQAPKRQFAGFLQELDTLGQQLAAVQTVVGHLNGVISSDEWRAANEAILPKVSAFFTELGLHPGLWAAMKAYQQGADAQQLSSEWTRFLTLEVDAFRRNGADLGDAGKQRLTEINVSLAEITNQYGKNVMDGIKAYELYVGPERMAGVPQRLKDATAADAEAHGKAGMHRLTLHTPVYGPVITYADDRSLREELMRANNLVGVGEGRDNRELLPQILRLRRERAALLGFENFADLVTADRMSGSAQAAIQFEHDLEGRTRPFFDEENRELLAYYRQKAGEDAPEMAAWDASYWAEKLRQERYDFDAEVLRPYFPMEQVLSGMFEITRRVFGITVKEAQAAGWHEEVKYYDIFNEAGEHIASFYTDWFPRDSKRGGAWMNALYTGGPREDGFAPHLGLMCGNLNPPSGDTPSLLSLGEVETVFHEFGHLLHHALARVPVQSLSGTKVAWDFVELPSQIMENWVWTPEGLELIAKHYQTGEGLPDALYQKMLAARNFRAGGMAMRQYSFATVDLALHVEYDEAQGDPLDFARTLMNRYTFLPLPESNFITQFGHLFSSPVGYAGGYYSYKWAEVLDADAFSRFENEGVFNRQTGREYVDKLLSRGGSVEPAQLYRDFMGRDPDPEALLRRSGLSKQ
- the glmU gene encoding bifunctional UDP-N-acetylglucosamine diphosphorylase/glucosamine-1-phosphate N-acetyltransferase GlmU, producing MTLTQSKDLIAPDAAQRPLDVVVLAAGAGTRMRSALPKMLHEVCGRPMVAWAVKAARDVGARDIVVVTGHGADQVEAALAGPEVRFARQGEQLGTGHAFLLGAAKLRGDADVLVLYGDSPMLSVKTLNALRRVHLEEQNALTVLTSRLADATGYGRIVRGESGDVERIVEQKAATPEELRLTEFNSGVYLMDARAPELAAQIGNDNAAQEYYLTDLLALYHQQGARVAAYCIPDPSEVMGANDRVQLAELARLMQRRINERHMRAGVTLRDPATAYIEDAVTIAPDVILEPGVVLRGQTDIGTGAVVGAYSSLTDTQLSARVQIRPHSVLEGARVGEGSDVGPFARLRAGAVLDTGVHIGNFVEVKNSHLAAGVKAGHLAYLGDASIGAESNIGAGTITANFDGVNKHRTQIGAGVFIGSNATLIAPVTLGDAAFVAGGSTVNADVPEGAMAVGRGTQRNIGGWSLRYWKRMERQVAQKLPWLSAWLSRQD
- a CDS encoding sensor histidine kinase, whose amino-acid sequence is MANVVKPAVLVAASTSSRAAALFGHLPQADVYHSPDADTLLRETRLRPPDVLVLYTDLPSSVALSEVLGILKSREDLANTRFLAVGSQGLGALLSAGADALMSDSTAPEALAFLISTLLGRVRQQRELAERNLGLLKKLDAWEHEERVRDQLVHMLVHDLKNPIAAVMGLLEIVEEDERLPQDMKELVHLSREETQHLLHLSVNMLDVRKIQAGKMNLDFELMFSPMYTEVIDLARGDVGAGLRERRLTIDVAPNLSPARADPGILRRIFANLLSNAMKHTTKDGKIEVRILKVAEDVQFTIRDNGEGIPADDIPNLFAAFEQSRLTLHGRFDTGMGLAFCKLAIEGHGGRIWVESVRGKGSTFTFILPLARDEEDDDDFAELVS
- a CDS encoding DEAD/DEAH box helicase, whose translation is MTLAVPSLSKLLPTVPVGNLILLPQVARAALFAAHAGPAVLLTTPDRLPLYEGAGKLGAPISVNPGLREWDDRKEHVVLDIQTAMDLFPSRPEDHALTFKVGRQYPREELLSRLEKLGYERLIDGRLDEIGFILRGDTLDLYLTANPQEDQIAALRAEFFGDELDTLRELSQDGFPGEKMPQFTLAPTTEYLSEVKWDATRLELLAGRIFLDAPEFYASTLGPMTDVLWAHLLTREVSSFGRAPLILEDFTLDLVTLPYYRARLGELARDVDEWRAAGYRVLLLVRHDRTATYLAEKLLGNKEPKWLNLPRLEAGELGFLRSSGEGGFVLEQARMVVLTEDLIYGFQGGSALRGKKLSGKPVTDALGLAVGDYLIHPEHGIGQFQGLQTRTVLGVTRDYLNISYKNEASLAVPIELLPTLRRHPGTTDDPPALSSLDKSAWAKAKERARKNAEEVASKLLVQYAARQVTPGNSFAPNPEWESQIEKNFEFELTADQKTALKETLKDLEAPNPADRLISGDVGFGKTEVALRAAHRVIGAGMQVAVLVPTTLLAEQHTSVFVERFKDLPVRVEGLSRFTGDKQAKAILGDLAQGKVDLIIGTHRLLSSDIVFKNLGLIIVDEEHRFGVSQKEKLRAMRGLPEISKEGKIEIPEGVKAIDTLALSATPIPRTLYMSMVGLRDMSSIQTPPKGRKPIQTILAPFDPVTVRDAIVSEIERGGKVFYIHDRIASIGARSLYLRNLVPEARIGVAHGRMNEEELEEIMLGFEEGAFDVLVSTTIVETGLDIPEANTILIERADRLGLAQLYQLRGRVGRRSTDAYAYLFFPPRMTENASRRLWAIADLQDLGSGHLLAEKDMEIRGVGNILGEEQHGHVQAVSIDVYTEMLAEAVAKLKGEPLKAAPTVSVDLPISARLDAGYFGNDEEARISTYGRLSEARTLQAISRVERDLRKKFGPPSPEVQNFIDLAKLRLTSLARRVLSIGETMTDLQITFAYKALDYDAGGLKKFPYKTEVTTFPPSLKIQKRGIRVDDYARTLIDVLGYFG
- a CDS encoding YwbE family protein translates to MTPPRSLIRPGLTVDVIQKHHQASGQLTRGVVAALLTNSASHPHGIKVRLTSGVVGRVQALVPAQS